The following coding sequences are from one Phenylobacterium glaciei window:
- the dnaN gene encoding DNA polymerase III subunit beta — protein MKLTIERAALLKALGHVQSAVERRNTIPILSNVLLSAEGERLTFSATDLDMEIIDEAFAQVEQPGQITAPAHTLYEIVRKLPDGADVSLSFTGEDPRLTVAAGRSRFNLPVLPAGDFPVMSADGLSGRIGVDVGDLIRLIDKTKFAISTEETRYYLNGLYLHSVVEGGVAKLRAVATDGHRLALAEMIAPEGSAGTPGVIVPRKTVNEARRLLEDAGETVDLALSPQKVRFEFGGAALTSKVIDGNFPDYVRVIPKDNDRVMMVDNKLFAKAVDRVATISAEKSRSVRMAIEPGRVILTVRNMEAGQAVEEIEVDYDGESFELSFNARYLLDVTDQIGAELAEFRFGGPNDPALVLDPTDPDVRYVLMPLRV, from the coding sequence ATGAAATTGACGATCGAGCGGGCGGCGCTTCTGAAGGCGCTCGGGCATGTGCAAAGCGCGGTGGAACGCCGCAACACCATTCCGATCCTCTCCAATGTGCTGCTCTCTGCCGAGGGCGAGCGTCTGACCTTCTCGGCCACCGATCTCGACATGGAGATCATCGACGAGGCCTTCGCCCAGGTGGAGCAGCCCGGCCAGATCACCGCGCCCGCCCACACCCTCTATGAGATCGTCCGCAAGCTGCCCGACGGCGCCGACGTGTCGCTGTCCTTCACCGGCGAGGACCCGCGCCTGACCGTGGCCGCCGGCCGCTCGCGCTTCAACCTGCCGGTGTTGCCGGCCGGGGACTTCCCGGTGATGTCGGCCGACGGCCTGTCGGGGCGCATCGGCGTCGATGTCGGCGACCTGATCCGCCTGATCGACAAGACCAAGTTCGCGATCTCCACCGAGGAGACCCGCTATTACCTCAACGGCCTCTACCTGCACTCGGTGGTGGAGGGCGGCGTGGCCAAGCTGCGCGCCGTCGCCACCGACGGCCACCGCCTGGCCCTGGCCGAGATGATCGCGCCTGAGGGTTCGGCCGGCACGCCCGGCGTCATCGTGCCCCGCAAGACCGTCAATGAGGCCCGTCGCCTGCTGGAGGACGCCGGCGAGACCGTCGACCTGGCGCTCAGCCCCCAGAAGGTGCGATTCGAATTCGGCGGCGCGGCCCTGACCTCCAAGGTCATCGACGGCAACTTCCCCGACTATGTCCGGGTCATCCCCAAGGACAACGACCGGGTGATGATGGTGGACAACAAGCTGTTCGCCAAGGCCGTGGACCGTGTTGCAACTATCTCTGCCGAGAAGAGCCGCTCCGTGCGCATGGCCATCGAGCCGGGCCGCGTGATCCTGACGGTCCGCAACATGGAGGCCGGCCAGGCCGTCGAGGAGATCGAGGTCGACTACGACGGCGAGAGCTTCGAACTGTCGTTCAACGCCCGCTACCTGCTGGACGTCACCGACCAGATCGGCGCCGAGCTGGCCGAGTTCCGCTTCGGCGGCCCCAACGACCCGGCCCTGGTCCTCGACCCCACCGACCCCGATGTCCGCTACGTCCTGATGCCGCTGCGGGTCTAG